From Novosphingobium sp. 9, the proteins below share one genomic window:
- a CDS encoding membrane-bound PQQ-dependent dehydrogenase, glucose/quinate/shikimate family, whose translation MEILSAPGSAPRSRTGLWLKITSVLVLLIAVVLVVAGGWLAALGGSVYYVIAGAAMAVTALLLWRGHRFAYPLYALIIAATMVWAVSEAGFDFWRLAARGDVLVPLGIWLLLPWVVRAHPAGTRPLRWPLGAVLAIAVCIVGFSLTRDSVATVGNLPGVSGPVNLADGMSPDDWQAYGRDNAGKRFSPLTQITPENADKLQVAWTFRTGDMPALGKADPVESTFEVTPIKIGNLVYLCSPHQIVFALDAATGKQVWKYDPKLQANNTFQHLTCRGLAYHAAPANAVDTQGKPVPAQCRQSVFLPTNDGRMIALDALTGRPCEDFGAHGTLNLNQSMNVTEKGFLEGTSPPVATKQILIVTGAVTDNYSTNEPSGAVRGYDIYTGRLVWAWDPGAKNENQLPSATHHFTPNSPNSWIVSSADEKLGLVYIPTGVETPDIFGGNRKPDNERYASSIVALDIATGKRVWSYQTVHHDLWDMDVPSQPTLMDVQTAHGMVPAIYAPAKTGNIFVLDRRTGKPIVPAPEKAVPQGAVAGDWLSKTQPFSELSLRPKDNLTDANMWGATMFDQLACRIMFKRLRYEGPFTPPSLQGTLVFPGNLGMFEWGGISVDPQRQIAITNPMTVPFVSKLMKRGPDNPSHPTKDHPAGSETGVQPMYGTPYGVNLSAFLSPLGMPCMQPPWGYVAGIDLKTNKVIWQHRVGTTQDAGLPLPLKIGVPMLGGTITTGGASRSSPALWTTISALSTSPTARWSGSSACRPAASQRR comes from the coding sequence ATGGAAATACTCAGCGCGCCGGGAAGCGCCCCCCGTTCCCGGACCGGCCTGTGGCTGAAAATCACATCAGTGCTCGTACTGCTGATCGCTGTCGTCCTTGTGGTGGCAGGTGGCTGGCTGGCAGCACTCGGAGGCTCGGTCTATTACGTCATCGCGGGTGCCGCGATGGCGGTCACGGCATTGCTGCTGTGGCGCGGGCATCGCTTCGCCTATCCGCTTTATGCCCTTATCATCGCCGCAACGATGGTCTGGGCCGTGAGCGAGGCAGGGTTCGATTTCTGGCGTCTGGCGGCGCGGGGTGACGTCCTCGTTCCGCTCGGCATCTGGCTGCTGCTGCCCTGGGTGGTGCGCGCGCATCCGGCAGGGACGCGTCCCTTACGCTGGCCGCTGGGTGCGGTTCTGGCGATCGCGGTGTGCATCGTCGGCTTCTCCCTGACGCGTGACAGCGTGGCAACGGTCGGAAATCTTCCCGGCGTTTCCGGTCCGGTGAACCTGGCCGATGGCATGTCTCCCGATGACTGGCAGGCCTATGGCCGCGACAATGCCGGGAAGCGGTTCTCGCCGTTGACGCAGATCACGCCGGAAAACGCGGATAAGCTACAGGTCGCCTGGACGTTCCGCACCGGCGACATGCCCGCGCTGGGCAAAGCCGATCCGGTGGAGAGCACTTTCGAGGTGACCCCGATCAAGATCGGCAACCTTGTCTATCTGTGCTCGCCCCACCAGATCGTCTTCGCGCTTGATGCCGCCACCGGCAAGCAGGTGTGGAAGTATGATCCCAAGTTGCAGGCGAACAACACTTTCCAGCACCTGACCTGCCGTGGCCTGGCATACCATGCCGCGCCCGCCAATGCGGTTGATACGCAGGGCAAGCCGGTTCCCGCACAGTGTCGCCAGAGCGTCTTCCTGCCGACCAACGATGGTCGCATGATCGCGCTGGACGCACTGACGGGGCGCCCTTGCGAAGACTTCGGCGCACACGGCACGCTCAACCTCAACCAGTCGATGAACGTCACCGAAAAGGGCTTCCTCGAAGGCACCTCGCCGCCGGTGGCGACGAAGCAGATCCTGATCGTCACCGGGGCGGTGACGGACAACTATTCCACGAACGAACCTTCGGGTGCGGTGCGTGGCTATGACATCTATACCGGCCGCCTCGTCTGGGCCTGGGATCCGGGCGCGAAGAACGAAAACCAGCTGCCTTCGGCTACGCACCACTTCACGCCCAACTCGCCCAACTCGTGGATCGTATCCTCGGCGGACGAGAAGCTGGGTCTGGTCTATATCCCGACCGGCGTGGAGACGCCCGACATCTTCGGCGGCAACCGCAAGCCCGATAACGAGCGCTATGCCAGCTCGATCGTCGCGCTGGACATCGCCACGGGCAAGCGCGTGTGGTCCTACCAGACCGTGCACCATGACCTGTGGGACATGGACGTGCCTTCGCAGCCGACGCTGATGGACGTCCAGACCGCACACGGCATGGTCCCGGCGATCTATGCCCCCGCCAAGACCGGCAATATCTTCGTGCTGGACCGCCGCACCGGCAAGCCCATCGTGCCCGCGCCTGAAAAGGCCGTGCCGCAGGGCGCTGTCGCCGGAGACTGGCTCTCCAAGACGCAGCCGTTCTCCGAACTGTCGCTGCGTCCCAAGGATAACCTGACCGATGCAAACATGTGGGGCGCGACGATGTTCGACCAACTCGCCTGCCGCATCATGTTCAAGCGTCTGCGCTACGAAGGTCCGTTCACGCCGCCCTCGCTGCAGGGAACGCTGGTGTTCCCCGGCAATCTGGGCATGTTCGAATGGGGCGGCATCTCGGTCGATCCGCAGCGCCAGATCGCGATCACCAACCCGATGACGGTTCCCTTCGTCTCGAAGCTGATGAAGCGCGGTCCGGACAACCCTTCGCATCCCACCAAGGACCACCCGGCGGGTAGCGAAACCGGCGTGCAGCCGATGTACGGCACGCCTTATGGTGTGAACCTGAGCGCCTTCCTTTCCCCGCTGGGCATGCCGTGCATGCAGCCGCCATGGGGCTATGTCGCCGGAATTGACCTCAAGACCAACAAGGTCATCTGGCAGCATCGTGTCGGGACGACACAGGACGCAGGCCTGCCGCTGCCACTCAAGATCGGCGTGCCAATGTTGGGTGGGACGATCACGACCGGGGGGGCGTCTCGTTCCTCACCGGCACTCTGGACAACTATATCCGCGCTTTCAACGTCACCAACGGCAAGATGGTCTGGCAGCAGCGCTTGCCGGCCGGCGGCCAGTCAACGCCGATGA
- a CDS encoding aldo/keto reductase codes for MEYRLLGRSGLKISMLTLGTMTFGGQGAFAKTGNTDMQGAQRQIDMCLDAGVNSIDTADIYSAGMSEEIIGEALTEGRREKLILGTKVRFPTGSKGPNERGLSRHHIVRACEDSLKRLRTDHIDLYWCHEWDGLTPLEETLAAFDDLTRSGKIGYVAVSNFSGWHVMKMIATAEREGLIRPVAQQIHYTLQAREAEYELLPIGVDQGLGSVIWSPLAGGLLSGKYRRGKPEPEGTRKAANWNEPPVRDVEALYNIVEALVEIAENRENTSPAQVALAWLLTRPSVSSLVIGARNEEQLAANLDAAQTILSTEEVSKLEAVSRPPLLYPYWHQLDSASDRLSAADLALIGPHLG; via the coding sequence ATGGAATATCGCCTGCTCGGCCGATCCGGCCTCAAGATTTCCATGCTGACCCTGGGCACCATGACGTTCGGTGGACAGGGTGCTTTCGCCAAGACTGGTAACACCGATATGCAAGGCGCCCAACGCCAGATCGACATGTGCCTCGATGCCGGCGTCAACAGCATCGATACCGCAGATATCTATTCCGCCGGCATGTCGGAAGAAATTATCGGCGAGGCGCTGACTGAAGGCCGCCGGGAGAAGTTGATCCTCGGCACCAAGGTGCGCTTTCCAACCGGCTCCAAAGGCCCGAACGAGCGCGGTCTTTCACGCCATCACATCGTGCGCGCCTGCGAAGACAGCCTCAAGCGCCTGCGTACCGATCATATCGATCTGTACTGGTGCCACGAATGGGATGGCCTGACCCCGTTGGAAGAAACCCTGGCGGCATTCGATGATCTGACCCGGTCGGGTAAGATTGGCTATGTGGCCGTTTCCAATTTCTCCGGCTGGCATGTAATGAAAATGATCGCGACGGCCGAGAGAGAAGGATTGATCCGACCCGTCGCCCAGCAAATCCACTATACCTTGCAGGCCCGTGAAGCAGAGTACGAGCTTCTGCCCATCGGCGTCGATCAGGGGCTGGGCAGCGTGATCTGGTCCCCACTGGCAGGCGGTCTGCTGTCGGGCAAGTACCGGCGCGGCAAACCCGAACCCGAAGGCACCCGCAAGGCGGCAAACTGGAATGAGCCGCCCGTCCGCGACGTAGAGGCGCTTTACAACATCGTCGAAGCACTGGTCGAAATTGCAGAGAACCGCGAGAACACTTCGCCTGCGCAGGTCGCTCTGGCCTGGTTGCTGACCCGCCCTTCCGTTTCCAGTCTCGTGATCGGCGCCCGCAACGAAGAACAGCTGGCCGCCAACCTCGATGCGGCACAGACTATCCTCAGCACCGAAGAGGTGAGCAAACTGGAGGCGGTCAGTCGTCCGCCGCTGCTCTATCCCTACTGGCACCAGCTGGACAGCGCCTCTGACCGGCTGTCCGCCGCTGACCTGGCGCTTATCGGGCCGCATCTGGGATGA
- a CDS encoding carbohydrate porin, with translation MAQAQDADDVAIPASKWGDTIGGDWGGVRSDLDDKGIDLNLSYGNEFAANASGGTNKDATAIGQVTAGVTLDMDKIAGFRGGSLHGTITYRHGPSLVDKAGLDTLQLVQEAWGRGQTWRLTEFYWDQQVAPGVDIKAGRLTMGSDFESLGCDAQNLTFCGAAVGNLVGDYWYNWPVSQWGAVGKVTRRNWYAMAGVYEANTHNLDNNFALNHAGADGVTVPVEFGWIAHLGAHGLPGVYKIGGWYNTQHADDLQLAVDHQLVGDRDIDPLRRKGRYGAYIAIRQQLTGTYVDDPVKGPTTTSGLSIQLNYTQADRRTARTDDQVTAAAIWTAPFAGRPEDDVALFVGRTNVNARAAYAEQLADPRSERAHAEYVGEFYYSLHLMPGVMLRPNVQYIVDPGGYRSRTDEVILGLKSAFTL, from the coding sequence GTGGCGCAAGCCCAAGACGCGGACGATGTCGCAATACCTGCCAGCAAGTGGGGAGATACTATCGGCGGGGACTGGGGCGGTGTCCGCTCTGATCTCGATGACAAGGGCATCGATCTCAATCTTTCCTACGGCAACGAGTTCGCGGCAAACGCCAGCGGCGGCACGAACAAGGATGCCACCGCCATCGGCCAGGTCACAGCGGGCGTCACATTGGATATGGACAAGATCGCGGGGTTCCGGGGTGGATCGCTCCATGGTACGATCACCTATCGGCACGGCCCCAGTCTGGTTGACAAGGCAGGGCTTGATACCTTGCAGCTTGTGCAGGAAGCTTGGGGACGCGGCCAGACCTGGCGCCTGACCGAGTTCTACTGGGACCAGCAAGTCGCCCCCGGCGTGGATATCAAGGCGGGCCGCCTGACGATGGGCTCGGACTTTGAATCGCTGGGCTGCGACGCCCAGAACCTGACGTTCTGCGGCGCCGCCGTCGGCAACCTGGTCGGCGATTACTGGTACAACTGGCCGGTCAGCCAGTGGGGCGCGGTCGGAAAGGTCACACGTCGCAACTGGTATGCGATGGCAGGGGTCTATGAGGCCAATACCCACAATCTGGACAACAATTTCGCCCTGAACCACGCCGGCGCGGACGGCGTGACCGTACCGGTCGAATTCGGCTGGATTGCGCACTTGGGGGCACACGGCCTTCCCGGCGTCTACAAGATCGGTGGTTGGTACAACACGCAACATGCCGATGACCTGCAGTTGGCGGTTGATCACCAACTGGTGGGTGACCGTGATATCGACCCACTGCGTCGTAAGGGACGCTACGGCGCCTATATCGCGATCCGCCAGCAGTTGACCGGCACATATGTCGACGATCCGGTCAAAGGCCCTACGACAACCAGCGGCCTGAGCATCCAGCTCAACTACACGCAGGCCGACCGCCGCACCGCGCGGACCGACGATCAGGTGACTGCCGCAGCGATCTGGACCGCGCCTTTCGCCGGCCGACCCGAGGATGACGTGGCACTCTTCGTGGGCCGTACCAACGTGAACGCCCGCGCGGCCTATGCCGAACAACTGGCCGATCCGCGCAGCGAGCGAGCGCATGCCGAATATGTCGGCGAGTTCTATTATTCGCTGCACCTGATGCCCGGCGTCATGCTGCGCCCCAACGTGCAGTACATCGTCGATCCGGGCGGTTACCGCTCACGCACGGACGAGGTCATTCTTGGCCTGAAGAGCGCCTTTACACTTTGA
- a CDS encoding major royal jelly family protein gives MLDNTDPGFAASGEVEIVAEVQAPDPSGIAVVNGRLFLTFPKHDGDHPGPVLAEWKDGKLSPYPSVALSAATTGKAADRLISPHGLTTDTRGRLWVIDDGKIKGQPIPPGGAKLLGIDPATGKVFAKVLLDDATLPGSHLNDLRVDLTHGAAGTAYISDSSFDGHPALVVVDIASGRQRRVLSGDKSVMADPGFLTFLGGKPLRADPANPSFPGGGVDGVTLSRNSDRLYYAPLSSHRLYSLPTALLADFSVGDAALAKAIVDEGEKGSADGLASDPWGRIYTTAGEHDAIFRRNLDGSFDLITRDPRFVWPDGIFADGHYVYVTLGQWTRLPRLNNGQDMRKPPFLVARVPINPPD, from the coding sequence GTGCTGGACAACACCGATCCGGGCTTCGCCGCAAGCGGCGAGGTCGAGATCGTCGCCGAGGTTCAGGCGCCCGATCCATCGGGTATCGCGGTGGTGAACGGGCGATTGTTCCTGACCTTTCCCAAGCATGACGGCGACCATCCGGGCCCGGTTCTGGCCGAATGGAAAGACGGCAAGCTTAGCCCCTACCCTTCGGTCGCGCTGTCGGCAGCCACCACGGGCAAGGCTGCCGACCGTCTGATCTCGCCCCATGGTCTGACCACCGACACGCGCGGACGGCTGTGGGTGATCGACGACGGCAAGATCAAGGGGCAGCCAATCCCTCCGGGCGGCGCCAAATTGCTGGGCATCGATCCCGCCACCGGCAAGGTCTTTGCCAAAGTGCTGCTCGATGACGCGACGCTGCCGGGCAGCCATCTCAACGATCTGCGCGTGGACCTCACCCACGGCGCTGCGGGTACTGCCTATATCTCGGACTCCTCGTTCGACGGGCATCCCGCGCTCGTGGTGGTGGACATCGCCAGCGGCCGCCAGCGCCGCGTGTTGAGCGGGGACAAGTCAGTGATGGCCGATCCCGGCTTCCTCACGTTCCTGGGGGGCAAGCCCCTGCGCGCCGACCCTGCGAACCCGAGCTTTCCGGGTGGCGGCGTGGACGGTGTAACGCTGAGCCGCAACAGCGACCGGCTCTACTATGCGCCGCTCAGCAGCCACCGTCTCTATAGCCTGCCTACCGCCCTTCTCGCCGATTTCTCGGTGGGCGATGCAGCCCTTGCCAAGGCGATTGTCGACGAAGGCGAAAAAGGCTCGGCCGACGGCCTTGCCTCCGACCCCTGGGGACGCATCTACACCACCGCAGGCGAGCATGATGCGATCTTCCGGCGCAACCTTGATGGCAGCTTTGACCTGATTACCCGCGATCCACGCTTCGTCTGGCCCGATGGTATCTTCGCGGACGGCCATTATGTTTACGTCACGCTTGGACAGTGGACACGGCTTCCCCGGCTCAATAACGGGCAGGACATGCGCAAACCACCATTTCTGGTGGCTCGGGTGCCTATCAATCCACCTGACTGA
- a CDS encoding tyrosine-type recombinase/integrase codes for MDRGGELPTPMRAIDTYNGEETPRRRAITRAALLFTMLTWARTSETRLAIWDEFVDLDGAKPLWRVPAERMKMARDHLVPLSVPVVALLKEVRQFSSSRFVFAGDKPQQPLSQNTMIYACYRMGYRGRQTVHGFRSLASTWANEAEHYRFDWIEMALAHVERDEVRGAYNAALYLSPCRRMLEAWATYVMGMIESEQDGQGSTSGDACSWARFRAREFSSADLELP; via the coding sequence ATGGATAGGGGAGGGGAACTGCCGACGCCGATGCGCGCGATCGACACTTACAATGGCGAGGAGACCCCGCGCCGTCGGGCGATCACGCGGGCGGCCCTGCTGTTCACGATGCTGACCTGGGCGCGTACCAGTGAAACCCGGCTTGCCATCTGGGACGAGTTCGTGGATCTCGATGGGGCCAAGCCGCTGTGGCGGGTTCCTGCCGAGCGCATGAAGATGGCGCGCGATCATCTGGTGCCGCTCAGTGTGCCGGTGGTGGCGTTGTTGAAGGAGGTTCGGCAGTTCAGCAGCAGCCGCTTCGTCTTTGCCGGCGACAAGCCGCAGCAGCCACTCTCGCAGAACACCATGATCTATGCCTGCTACCGCATGGGCTATCGTGGCCGCCAGACGGTCCATGGCTTCCGCAGTCTGGCCTCGACATGGGCCAACGAGGCCGAGCACTACCGCTTCGACTGGATCGAGATGGCGCTGGCCCACGTCGAGCGCGACGAAGTGCGCGGTGCGTACAACGCCGCGCTCTATCTCTCGCCATGCCGGCGCATGCTCGAGGCATGGGCCACGTACGTGATGGGGATGATCGAGAGCGAGCAGGACGGGCAGGGATCTACAAGTGGGGACGCATGTTCGTGGGCAAGGTTTCGCGCCAGGGAATTCAGTTCTGCTGATTTGGAACTGCCGTAG